A genome region from Frankineae bacterium MT45 includes the following:
- a CDS encoding FMN reductase: protein MTNPSDGPGDTDHRADPRPLIVGIGGSNRPGSSTDRLLHFALEEAQRQGARISLFTGAALGALPIYGTAELPQESDFTDTVAQAAGVIVATPGYHGGMSGLLKNALDHLEGLRGGDAPYLDGRAVGLIVTAAGWQAGGTTLVSLRSTVHALRGWPTPFAATLNSIEPIFDDSGQPLEHVAAALQIVATQVMDFARWRSATQ from the coding sequence ATGACGAACCCCAGCGACGGCCCCGGCGACACCGACCACCGTGCCGATCCACGGCCGCTCATTGTGGGAATCGGCGGATCGAACCGGCCCGGGTCCAGCACCGATCGGCTGCTGCATTTCGCGCTGGAGGAGGCGCAGCGTCAGGGCGCCCGGATCAGCCTCTTCACCGGCGCCGCCCTCGGCGCGCTGCCCATCTACGGCACGGCTGAACTACCTCAGGAGAGCGACTTCACCGACACCGTGGCCCAGGCGGCCGGAGTCATCGTGGCGACGCCGGGCTACCACGGCGGCATGTCGGGTCTGCTGAAGAATGCCCTGGACCATCTGGAGGGGCTGCGCGGTGGCGACGCGCCTTACCTGGACGGCCGCGCCGTCGGCCTGATCGTCACCGCGGCCGGCTGGCAGGCCGGGGGGACGACTCTGGTGTCGCTGCGCTCGACGGTGCATGCGCTGCGCGGTTGGCCGACGCCCTTCGCCGCCACGTTGAACTCCATCGAGCCGATCTTCGACGACTCCGGGCAACCCCTGGAGCACGTCGCCGCGGCACTGCAGATCGTCGCCACCCAGGTGATGGACTTCGCCCGGTGGCGCTCGGCCACCCAGTAG